In Bogoriella caseilytica, the genomic window GGTCATAGAGGATCTGCGACTCCTCGGTGACTCGGTCGGAGAAAAGGATCTGGAAGTCACCGAAGCGCAGCGTGTACGCGAGCTGCTCCATCATGCCGCCGATCGAGGGCCCGCCGTCTCCGGTGAAGGTGTTCGGGACGAAGGAGTCCTCGGCGTCGTCTGCCGGGAAGTCGAGCTCCCACGGCTCGGTGCCCTCGGGAGCACCGACGATGGAGTACTGGGGCAGGTTCTGCCCGAAGTAGACGCGAGGCTCGTACTCGCCGAGTTCACCGACCGAGGGGATCCCCTGCTGGAAAAAGGTGGGGCGCCCGTCCCCGGCGACGGTGTTGCCGGCTGCGGCGACCACGCCGAATCCGTGGGTGTAGACGGTGTGGTCGTTGACCCAGGTGCGCTGCTCTGGGCCCAGACCCTGCAGGTTGAGCTCACGGACCGCGATCACGGTGTCGCGCGATTCGCCGTCGATCTGGTACCGGTCCACGGACAGCGTGTCGGCGAAGGAGTAGTACTGACGCGACTGCTGCATCTGGTTGAAGGTCGGCGAGACGATGTTCGGGTCCAGCAGACGGATCGAGGCCGTGGACTGGGAGTCTTCCCGCAGCTGACCGGCTTCGACCTCCGTGGTCGCCGAGTAGGTGGAGGACTCCAGGCCCTCGAGACCGTATGCCGCGAGCGTGGCATCGATATTGCGCTGGATGTACTCACTCTCGTACTCGATGGCGTTGGGGTCTACCTGGAAGCGCTGGATGAGCGCGGGGTAGGCAGTCCCCAGGACCAGCCCGGAGACCACCATGACGGCGACACCGGCCACGGGCAGGCGCCATCCGCCGCGAATGGCTGCGACCACGAAGAGCGCCACCACGATCAGGGCGATGATCGCCATGATCAGGCGGCCCGGGAGCACGGCGTTGATGTCCGAATAGGCGGCACCGGCGAAACGACCGGTGTCGTTCAACAGCACCGAGTACCGGTCCAGGAGGTAGCTCGCACCGAGCAAGGCGGTGAAGACCGCAGCGAGGACGGCGAGCTGGATCCGTGCTGCCGTGGAGACCCGCTGGGCCCGCTGCGCCACGGAGATGCCGCCGTAGAGGTAGTGGGAGACGACGGTGGCGACGCCGGCCACGAAGGTGATCATCATCAGGAACGACACAGCCGCGTCCGCCACGGGCAGGGTGAAGACAAAGAATCCGATGTCGTAACCGAACTCAGGGTCCACCTCACCGAAGGGGGTCTGGTTCAGGAACAACAGCACCTCGCGCCACAGACCGGAGAGCGATCCGCCGGCGAAGAGACCCAGAGCCACGGGCGCGGCGATCATGATCAGCCGGCGCATCGGCTCCACCGCTTCGCGGTAGCGATCGAGATTCCGCTCTTCCTGCGTGGTGGGCGGATAGACCAGACGCTTGGAGTAGGCCAGGTGGAGATTGATCCAAATGGTGAAGGCCATGAGCACGAAGCCGATGACGAACAGAATCGCCCGCGTGCTCCACTCACGAATCAGGACCTCAGTGAATCCGAGATGCGAGTACCACCGCACCTCGGTCCACACATTCGCAGCAAGGACGGTCAGGCCGACCAGAGCGGCGAGGATCAGCACCGTGGGCATCAGTGCACCACGGCGGCGCGACGACGACGGCCCGTTGGGCCGTGCCGGGCGGGAGGGTTGTTCTGCAGCGGACGTCACAGGAGCGGTACCTCATCGATATCGGTGCGGGCGCATCGGACCCAGTCGCACAGAGCATCCTGCGGCTTCACAGGTTCTCAGTGGGCCCGTTCGGACAACGGACCAGTCCGCTACCAGGTTCCCATATCCATCCCATGCGTGCGTCAATGGTGACCATGACCTCGCCAGCTGAGACCGCGCCCACGCCACGCCTGCTCGCCCTGCGCGATGCCGTGCGGGAGATCGAACGACACGCCGCCGATCGCGGCTGGGACGGGGAGGTGACCGCCTCGGTGTTCGCACTGGTCCGCACCACCGACGCGCTCTCGGCCACCCCCGATCTGGCCGGCGAACTGCCGGAGACCGCCCTGGCGGAGGCCGCATCGGATCCCGAACACCTGACCAGCATCGAGCAGGACGGGCTGCCGGAGGCCACCACCCTGGAGGAACTCCTCGCCCAGCTGGCCTGGCCGGAGCAGGTCGACGGCGCCGCCGTGGTGGTCGAGCGTCTGATGGTCCCGCCCGAGGCTGAGCAAGGACTGCCTCAGGATCCCGAGGAAGCCATGGCTGCGCTCATGGCCCACCCGGATCGCACGGACGTGCGCCTCGCGGCCGGCGTGCTGCGGACCGGGGAGTCCTGGTGTGCGGTGCGCAGCCGCAGCCACGACACGGACGACGAGGTGGCCGGATCGCCCGAGGCCGTGCCCGGTCTCGTCGAGGCGCTGCGGGCGACCTTCCGCTAGCTCACTCGCAGCGCGGCAGCTCGTCGGTGCGGCCCGCGGTGACGTCCAGCAGAGCTTCCTTGGCCTCGGTCAAGGTGTCCACGGCCACCACCTCCAAGCCGTCTGGGATATTGCCGAGGACGTCGGCGCAGTTGCCCGCCGGCGCCAGGAACCATTCGGCACCGTCGCGCACCGAGCCGTGCATCTTCTGCACGATTCCGCCGATGGCTCCCACCTGACCCGCCAGGTCCACGGTGCCGGTCCCGGCCACGTGCTGGCCCGCCGCCAGATCCTCCTCGGTGAGCAGATCCGTGATGGCCAGGGAGAACATCAGGCCCGCACTGGGGCCACCGATGTCTTCGATGTCAAAATCGATCACGTAGGGAATCTCGACCTCGGGGTCGATGTAGATCCCGAGCAACGCACCGTGCGGCCCCTCTCCGGTGACGATCTCGACGTCCATGGCCTCACCCTCGCGCTCGAGGCCGAGAGTGACCACGGCACCGGGAACGGTCTCGCGAAGCACGGCCGACAGATCGGAGAAAGCCTCGACCTCCACCAGGCCTTGTTCGGGTGCTTCGATGCTGAGCAGCAGATCCCCGGCCTCGACCACCCCCTCGGCGCCGGTGCCGGGGCCCGCGCCGGCGATGGTCAGCGTCTGCGGCACCTCATAGCCGAGCGATTCGAGCGCGGAGACGGTGGCATTGGTCTGCGAGGACGTCATCTGCATGCTGGCCTGCTCGTCGAGCTCTTCGCGGCTGACCTCAGGGTTGAAGACCGACTCGACCGGCAGCACGAACTCGCGTTCCAGCGTCCACGCCCGCAAGACGTCGGAGGCCCGCACCGGATACCCCGGCCCGCCCACCACGGAGACCGTGGTCAAGCGCAGCTCGCCGTCGGTGGGGTAGGTGTCGATGCCGGATATCGTGATGAGCTCCTCACCATCGAGCGCACCAAGCGTGTCGAGGGTCGGCCCGGGCCGCTGCACGGCGTACGGCAGGTGGATCCCCACGGCCGTGATGAAGCCGCCGGTGAGGAAGGTCGCGCACGCGGCCAGGGTGATCAGGCGCGGCGGAATCCGCCAGGCAGGAGAAGGCATCGGCACATGGTATGCCGGGCTCTGCGGCTCGTGTGGACTGCGCCCTGGGCGAACCCACCACCCGCAGCCTCCGGCGCGCGCGTACGTTTGACCCATGAGCCAGGAACCCACGCGCGGCGACGGCAACGACGGTCACGGCCCTGGGGAGTGGGAGGAATTGCTCCGCTCCCTCCTGGGCCCGCAGGCAGCCGATGAGGCGATCGCGGCCATGCGTGCCTCGGGCCTGGATCCCTCGGCCATGTCGCAGGCTGCGGGGCTGCCTGCCGACCGCAACCAGCTCATGCAGATGATCACCCAGATGCAGCAGATGATGGCTCAAGGCGCCGGGGAGCCGGTGAACTGGAGCATCGCCCAGGATCTCGCGCGCCAGACCGCTGCGGCCGGCGGCGATCCCTCCGTTTCGGCTGCCGAGGCGCAGCGCGTGCGTGAGGCTCTCCAGGTCGCGGATCTGTGGCTCGACCCGGTCACCGACCATGCCCCCGCGCCCGGGCCGCGTGAGGCCTGGAGCCGGGCCACCTGGGTGGAGCGCACCCTCCCTGCCTGGAAGCGCCTGGCCGAACCGGTGGCTGTCTCGATGACCCGCGCACTCAGCGAGGTTCTGGGCACCCAGGCCGAGCATCTTCCCGAGGAGCTTCGCGCCCTGACCGGTGGCGAGGGACCGTTGCGCGCCATGGTCGATCAGATGGGCGCGGCCGTGTTCGGGATGCAGGTCGGCCAGGCGCTGGGCGCGCTCGCCCGCGAGGCCTTCGGCCCGACGGAACTCTCCCTCCCGCTGCTGGAGGCACACACCAGCGCCCTGGTGCCGGCCAACATCTCTGCTTTCACCGAGGGCTTGGACGTTCCTGAGGACGAGGTCCGCTTCTACCTGGCGGTGCGTGAAGCGGCCCACGCCCGGCTCTTCGCCCACGTACCGTGGTTGCCCTCCCACCTCCTCGGCATCGTGGAGTCCTACTCCCGGGAGATCGCCATCGATGTGGCGGCCATGGAAGAGGCGGTCCGGGACATCGACCCCTCCGACGCCGAGCAGTTGCGCCAGGCGATGTCCGGTGGCGTGTTCGCCCTGGAGCGCACGGAGTCACAGGAGGCGGCGTTGCTGCGCCTGGAGTCGGCCCTGGCCCTGGTGGAGGGATGGGTCCAGCACGTCACGGCCCAGGCCGTGGCACCACACCTCCCCCACGCCGTGGCCTTGCAGGAGATGCTGGCGCGCCGGCGGGCCTCCGGCGGGCCGGCGGAGAAGACCTTCGCTGCCCTGGTCGGTCTCGAGCTCCGCCCCCGCCGCCTGCGTGAGGCAGCCGCCCTGTGGGCGGCCGTGGAGCAGGAGCGCGGCGTGGCCGAGCGCGACGCCGTCTGGTCCCACCCCGACCTGATGCCGCGGGCCGAAGATCTGGACGACCCCCAGGGTTTCGCCGCCGGACGGCCGGCCGAGGATGACACCGCCCAGGACCTCGACGCCGCCTTGGCCGCGATCTTCGCCGAGGACGAGCGCCGCACTTCCGACAGCGCGGATCCATCGGCCGAGGGCGAGGAGGGCGCCGGTGATCCCGGCAGTGAGCCGGGCCCGGCCCACGAGGACTAGAGGCCCAGGCTCTCCAGGAACGCGTTGCCGAAGCGCCGCTGGGGATCATGACGCTCGCGCAGCGCGCCGAAGTCGGACCAGCGTGGATAGAGCCCTGGCAGGGCGTCGGCATCGGGGAGGAAGACCTTGCCCCAATGCGGCCTCGCGCCCAGCGGGGCAAGCGCCGCCTGGATCTCGGCGAGGACCGGACGGACCTCGGCCTCACGGGGGTGCCACGTGAAGTGGAAGCCCACGGTTTCCTGCTCGTAGGCCGGACTGAGCCAGAGCGAGTCCGGCGCCACGGTGCGCACCTCGCAGATGTGCAGCAGCGGGGCGATCCGCGGGGCGAGGTCGCGGAGCGCGCGGACCGCAGCAGCCGCGTGACGGCGTGGCAGGAGGAACTCGCTCTGCAGCTCGTCGCCGGCTGAGGGCTCGAAGTCGAGCCGGAAGTGGGGCCACCGCCCGTGCCAGGGGCCGAACTCGCCCATCTGGGCGGTGCAGACACTGCCATCGGCGCCCGGGATCGGATGACACGGCCCCTCAGCGGCGCGCGCGCCCAGCCAGCTCAGGTCCGGCGCGGGGTGGCCCTCCCGGTACTTCACCCAAATCTGATCGGCGAGCCCGTCCTCACGCCACCTGGTGAAGATGCTGACGCTGTTGCCCGCGGCCGCGATGTCGTCGAAGTTCTCCAGGACGGCATCCCAGGGCGCATGCTCAAAGACTCGCTGGGCCACCCGGTAGGTGGGCTCGACGTCGAGGGTCAGATGCGTGACGACGCCGAGGGCGCCGAGGGAGACCACGGCTCCGTCGAAGTCCTCTTCGCCGCGCCGGAGCACCACCGTCTCGCCGCTTCCGTTCAGGAACTCCACGGCGCAGACCTGGGTGGCCAGCGAGGTGATCTTCTCCCCGGAGCCGTGCGTACCGGTCGCGACGGCACCAGCCAGGGAGATGTGCGGGAGGGAGGCGAGATTGGCCAGGGCCAGGCCCGCGGTGTCGAGCGCCGGCACCAGATCTCCATAGCGCAGCCACGCGGGTGTTCGCACCGTGGCGCCCTCGATCCGGATGTCCGCTGGGTCCACGGGGATGTCGGTGAGCGAGACCAGGGCTCCGGGGCCGTCGGCAATGCGGTTGAAGGAGTGCCTGCTCCCGAGTGCGCGCAGTCGTGGTTCCCGGGAGATGATCTCCGCCAGTTCGTCCAGGCTGGCGGGGCGCAGCAACCGCTCGGCGCCGTACGTGATGTTGCCGGCCCAGTTCTGCCCTGGTGAGCTCGCCATAGAGTCCCCGTTTCCATCGTTGCGGTTCTCCATCATAAGCGGCGGCCGCTCGCTCCTTGCGGCTGGAGGAACGCCTGCGGTGGCTTCTTGTGGATATCCGCCACGGCCGCTCACCATCTGCCACTGTGTTCGCGATCAGCGCATGTTCAGAGACAGCCGAGGGGGACGTCGTGCGACTCAAGCCAGGATTGACGGTGGTGTGGTGTGAAGCGGGCCGGTCACAGGTGGGAGATGGCGCCGCGGCGTTGCGGCTGGATGGGCTGACCGCCGGGGAGCAGCGTCTTCTCGATCGGATGGACGGATTCGCGCACGGTTTCACTGAGACCGAGATCCAGATGGCCGCCCGGCAATACGGGGTCACCGCGAAGCGGGCAGGAGAACTTCTCGATGTGCTGCGCCACGGCGGCGTGCTGGAGATGTCGATGGAGCCACCCGGCGCCGCACAGTGCGCGGAACGGGACCTCGCCCATCGGCGTGACGCACTGGAGGCCTATGGACGCCGGGCCAAGCAGACCGTGCGAGTCATCGGTGCGGGACCGATCGCCACCGCAGCGGCGGTGACCTTGGCCGAGTGCGCGGTGGGCGGCATCTGGCCCGATCACGAGATGGTCCGCACCGAGCTGCGCATGAGCCATCCCCGCGTGCAGGTCGTGCCCATTCCGGATCGACTCCCTGACCTGACCATCGCGGTCTTCTCGCGCGTGGCGGACCCGGTGGTGCTCCGCGAGGTGGCCTTCACCGACGTGCCCTACCTACCAGTGGTGGTGCGTGAGGCGGAGGTGGAGGTCGGGCCCGTGCTGACCCCCGGGGTGGGACCGTGCCATCGGTGCCTGGATCTTCACCGCACAGAGGACGATCCGTGCTGGCCGACGATCGCCACGCAGCTGCGCTGCGCCGAACCGCTGGTGGCGCCGCCATCGTTGTTGCTCCCGGTGGCGGGCACGGTGGTGTCGCTGGCACTGAAGCATCTGGCCGGCGACGCCAGCGATGACACCACCCTGGTCGTCGAGCCGTCGAGGCCGACTCCCCGGACGGTGCCGTGGAGCGTGCATCCCGAGTGCGGATGCACGGGACTGGACGCGGCGGTGGCCGCCTGAGCGCGCCTCGCGCTCAGGCGGCCCCCACCTGCGCCAGCTTCTTCGGAGGGCGACCGCGGCCGCGCTTGCGCGCCACCACGACGCCGTCCACGAAGACCTCTCCGCCCCAGACGCCCCACGGCTCCTGCCGCTCGAGGGCGCCTGCGAGACAGGCCTCGCGCACGGGACAGGCACGGCACATGGCCTTGGCTGCCTCGACGTCCGACATGCTCTCGGCGAACCAGAGATCGGCGTCGCCTTCCTGACACGGAGTCGCTGCGCCCGGGAGGGTGGAAAGTACATCGGTGGCGGTGAGGCCACCGGCCCGTGCCTCGGAGATGAGGCTGGTGTGCTCCGTCATGGGCCAGGTAACGGAGGATCCTTGGCTGATCCGGTCAGTCAGGGCCGCGAGCTGCACTGAAAGCTCCTAGGTCGAGTCTCGAATGAGGGTCCTGGTGGGACGAGCCGGCCGAGAAACGACAACGGCCGCGGTCCCTGGTGGGATCGCGGCCGGAATGCTGCCTATGAGGTCAGCTCAGCTCTCGATCCCCTGTTCACCGCCACGGGTGCGCAGCGACAGACCGCCACGCACGCGAAAGGCGCGAGTGCCCCCGGGGGTGGCGAGTGCGGCTGGCATAGCAGCGGTGAGAGTCATGTTCCTCATCTTCTCGGCACCTCCTTCTGGGGATCGGGGATCCGTAGCGTGCTGGCTAGGCACCGGATCCTGCTTCATTCGGACAAAGAGGACACTAGAGGGGCCCACCCGGCGGCCACAATGTTTTTTCCGAACTTCCTCAAAATGTGGCCTGGCTCACTTTCCGGCGAGGGGGTGTGGGGGCTCCGGAACCCGACGAATGCGCGCCACCGGACCGGACTGAGGCGGGGGTCGATGCGCCAGCGCGCGTCGGCCACCGCCTCGGCCCTGCTACCTCGGTTCGCGAGTGAGACCGGCCGTCGTCAGC contains:
- a CDS encoding UPF0182 family protein translates to MPTVLILAALVGLTVLAANVWTEVRWYSHLGFTEVLIREWSTRAILFVIGFVLMAFTIWINLHLAYSKRLVYPPTTQEERNLDRYREAVEPMRRLIMIAAPVALGLFAGGSLSGLWREVLLFLNQTPFGEVDPEFGYDIGFFVFTLPVADAAVSFLMMITFVAGVATVVSHYLYGGISVAQRAQRVSTAARIQLAVLAAVFTALLGASYLLDRYSVLLNDTGRFAGAAYSDINAVLPGRLIMAIIALIVVALFVVAAIRGGWRLPVAGVAVMVVSGLVLGTAYPALIQRFQVDPNAIEYESEYIQRNIDATLAAYGLEGLESSTYSATTEVEAGQLREDSQSTASIRLLDPNIVSPTFNQMQQSRQYYSFADTLSVDRYQIDGESRDTVIAVRELNLQGLGPEQRTWVNDHTVYTHGFGVVAAAGNTVAGDGRPTFFQQGIPSVGELGEYEPRVYFGQNLPQYSIVGAPEGTEPWELDFPADDAEDSFVPNTFTGDGGPSIGGMMEQLAYTLRFGDFQILFSDRVTEESQILYDRDPHQRVAKAAPYLTLDNRAYPAVVDMDEDPDTEKRLVWIVDAYTTSNSYPYSARESLEDATVDSLLAADGTPTTVGAEPEQVNYIRNSVKAVVDAYDGSVTLFEWDDEDPMLQTWQEIFPDHITPLSEVSGDLMSHFRYPEDLFKVQRTLLSQYHVTNPATFYQGSDRWRLPSDPVADTGIQQPPYYLTMQMPGQEGASFSLTSSFIPGGQTERNILTGFLAVDSETGDTPGEVAEGYGQLRLLELPSDITVPGPGQVQNMFNANPDISTELNILASGQSEVLLGNLLTLPVGGGLLYVQPVYVQASGGTQYPVLQRVLVSFGEQIGFAASLEEALDSVFDGDSGAATGEELPDAVEDEEDDVPQEAQERLDEALSDANDAIQDGQAALADGDWDAYGDAQQRLADAIAEAIEAQEEISGESILEEDLQDDLTDPETDPEGDGTVDDMGDGTGDE
- a CDS encoding PPA1309 family protein; translated protein: MTSPAETAPTPRLLALRDAVREIERHAADRGWDGEVTASVFALVRTTDALSATPDLAGELPETALAEAASDPEHLTSIEQDGLPEATTLEELLAQLAWPEQVDGAAVVVERLMVPPEAEQGLPQDPEEAMAALMAHPDRTDVRLAAGVLRTGESWCAVRSRSHDTDDEVAGSPEAVPGLVEALRATFR
- a CDS encoding YlbL family protein, with the protein product MPSPAWRIPPRLITLAACATFLTGGFITAVGIHLPYAVQRPGPTLDTLGALDGEELITISGIDTYPTDGELRLTTVSVVGGPGYPVRASDVLRAWTLEREFVLPVESVFNPEVSREELDEQASMQMTSSQTNATVSALESLGYEVPQTLTIAGAGPGTGAEGVVEAGDLLLSIEAPEQGLVEVEAFSDLSAVLRETVPGAVVTLGLEREGEAMDVEIVTGEGPHGALLGIYIDPEVEIPYVIDFDIEDIGGPSAGLMFSLAITDLLTEEDLAAGQHVAGTGTVDLAGQVGAIGGIVQKMHGSVRDGAEWFLAPAGNCADVLGNIPDGLEVVAVDTLTEAKEALLDVTAGRTDELPRCE
- a CDS encoding zinc-dependent metalloprotease; protein product: MSQEPTRGDGNDGHGPGEWEELLRSLLGPQAADEAIAAMRASGLDPSAMSQAAGLPADRNQLMQMITQMQQMMAQGAGEPVNWSIAQDLARQTAAAGGDPSVSAAEAQRVREALQVADLWLDPVTDHAPAPGPREAWSRATWVERTLPAWKRLAEPVAVSMTRALSEVLGTQAEHLPEELRALTGGEGPLRAMVDQMGAAVFGMQVGQALGALAREAFGPTELSLPLLEAHTSALVPANISAFTEGLDVPEDEVRFYLAVREAAHARLFAHVPWLPSHLLGIVESYSREIAIDVAAMEEAVRDIDPSDAEQLRQAMSGGVFALERTESQEAALLRLESALALVEGWVQHVTAQAVAPHLPHAVALQEMLARRRASGGPAEKTFAALVGLELRPRRLREAAALWAAVEQERGVAERDAVWSHPDLMPRAEDLDDPQGFAAGRPAEDDTAQDLDAALAAIFAEDERRTSDSADPSAEGEEGAGDPGSEPGPAHED
- a CDS encoding D-arabinono-1,4-lactone oxidase produces the protein MASSPGQNWAGNITYGAERLLRPASLDELAEIISREPRLRALGSRHSFNRIADGPGALVSLTDIPVDPADIRIEGATVRTPAWLRYGDLVPALDTAGLALANLASLPHISLAGAVATGTHGSGEKITSLATQVCAVEFLNGSGETVVLRRGEEDFDGAVVSLGALGVVTHLTLDVEPTYRVAQRVFEHAPWDAVLENFDDIAAAGNSVSIFTRWREDGLADQIWVKYREGHPAPDLSWLGARAAEGPCHPIPGADGSVCTAQMGEFGPWHGRWPHFRLDFEPSAGDELQSEFLLPRRHAAAAVRALRDLAPRIAPLLHICEVRTVAPDSLWLSPAYEQETVGFHFTWHPREAEVRPVLAEIQAALAPLGARPHWGKVFLPDADALPGLYPRWSDFGALRERHDPQRRFGNAFLESLGL
- a CDS encoding WhiB family transcriptional regulator yields the protein MTEHTSLISEARAGGLTATDVLSTLPGAATPCQEGDADLWFAESMSDVEAAKAMCRACPVREACLAGALERQEPWGVWGGEVFVDGVVVARKRGRGRPPKKLAQVGAA